The genomic region TTTATGAATTTGCAGTGCATGACGAATAGCTTCGCCTATTTTCATATAAGGATTTAATGCCGCCATTGGATCCTGGAAAATAATTTGTATTTTCTTTCTGAACTTCCTTAATTCCTCATTAGACAATGAAGTTATATCAATATCGTTAATTTTTATTGTACCTGATGTGGGTTCTAATAATCTTAGAACCATTCTTCCGGTAGTAGTTTTTCCAGAACCAGATTCTCCTACTAATCCCAGAGTTTCACCTTTTTTTATAGTAAAAGAAATATCATCAACCGCTTTAACATATTTTTGTTCTTTTCCAGTTAAAAATTCTGAAATGGATCTTTTTAAAGGAAAATATTTTTTTAGATTTTTTACTTCGATTAATGCATCACTCATACTCTCACCTTCTCATCTTTATACAACCAGCATTTTACTCTTGTTCCATCTACTTCAAATTCAGGTGGAACTTCTTTATGACAAATATCTTTTGCATATGGACAACGAGATGCAAATCTACAGCCCTTTGGTGGTTTAACTAAATTTGGTAAATCTCCTGGAATATATCTTAATTCTCTGTCATCAATATTAGTATTTGGTATTGATTTTAATAATGCTTGAGTGTATGGATGTTTTGGTTCATAATATATTTTTTCTGCTGTAGAAAGTTCAACAAGATGACCAGCATACATAACTCCAATTCTATCCGCTAATTCTGCAACAACCCCTAAATCATGGGTTATTAGGATCATAGACATTTTATGTTCATCCTTTAATTTTTTCAATACTTCCATAATTTGAGCTTGAACAATAACATCTAATGACGTTGTAGGTTCATCTGCAATAACTATTTCTGGTTTTAATACTAATGATAAAGCTATCATAACCCTTTGACGCATTCCACCAGAAAATTGAAAAGAATATTCATTCATACGAATAGGGTCTATACCAACATCCGATAATATTTTTCCTGACATTTCAAGAGCTTCATCTTCTGGAATTTCTGGATAATGAGCTTTTATTGTTTCTAAAAATAAATCTTTTACCTTCATAATGGGATTTAATGATGTCATTGGATCCTGAAAAATCATAGAAATATGTTTCCCTCTAATTTTTCTCATTTCTTTTTCATTATAATCAGCTATATTTTTACCCTTAAAATTTATTTCACCAAGTATTTTTGCATTTTTTGGAAGTATTTTCAATAATGATTTTCCTAATGTGGATTTTCCACACCCTGATTCTCCGACGAGTCCAAGTGTTTCATTTTCTGAAAGATCGATATTTACATTTTGAACAGCACTAACATAACCATTTTTTACTTCATAATTTATATTTAAGTCTTTTATTTGTAATATCATCAAGCGTCACCTTCTTTCACGAATAGTAGGATTCAATAGTTCATTAAGTCCTTCACTGAATAAGGAAAATCCTAAAACTATAGTAATTATAGCCATACCAGGATATAATATTCCCCACCATGCACGTGATAGAACAAATCTTTGGCCATTACTTAAATCATAACCCCAATCAGGAGTAGGTGGAGCAATTCCTAAACCTAAAAAGCTTAAACCGGCCTCTGTCATAATAGCATCAGCTAAGTTCATAGATAAAACAACAACAACAGAAGGCAATACGTTTGGAAGAATATATTTAAATAATATTTCCCAATTTTTTGCTCCAATAGCTCTTGCTCCTTCGACATATAATTCGTTTTTAATACCAGAAACTTGATTTCTTATTACTCTAAAATATGTAGGAGTATAAACAACAGCAATAGATAAAGCAATATTAATCATACCAGGTCCTAATACCGCTGCAATAGCTATTGCCAGAATTAAACCAGGGAATGAATATATTGCATCCATAATTAAAGTAAGAATTCTATCTAATGGACCTCCAATATAACCAGATAATAACCCCAATGGAATTCCAAAGACAGAAGCAAACCCAACAGAAATAAAAGCAATAGATAGAGCAATTCTTGCTCCATACATTATTCTGCTGAAAATATCTCTTCCAAGGTTATCTGTGCCAAAAATAAAATGATTATTTGGAGCACTTAAAGCTCTACCAACTCTTTGAATTGGATTATAAGGTGCTAATTGTGGTGCAAAAATAGCCATTAATATATAAAATAACAAAATCATAGCACCTATAAAAGTGATCCAGCCAGTCCCGGTTTTAAATAAATCTTTGAAAAATGAAGCTATTTTATGTGATAAAAATTTTTCTTCCATCATATCACCTCAATATCTAACTCTTGGATCTATAAGTGCATTAATTATATCAACAACAATACTAATAACTATGACAAAAAACGCAAAAAATACAATTGTTCCCTGTATAGCAGGAAAATCTCTATACCTTATTTTCATAACCAAATAACTTCCTAATCCTGGCCATGAAAATGTTGTTTCTGTCAAAACCGCACCTGCTAATAATATAGCTAATTGAAGTCCCATTACTGTTAATATAGGAACCATTGCATTTCTTAATGCATGTTTATATAACACTCTTCTTTGGCTTATTCCACGTGCTCTTGCAGCAGTAGAAAAATCTTGAGATAACATCAATATAGTGTTATTTCTCACCATTCTTAAAAAAATACTTGAAATTACCAACCCAAGCGTAATACCAGGCATTAATAAATGTTTTAGAACATCAATAAATGCTTCCCAATTCCATGTTATTATAGAATCGAGTAAGAAAAATCCTGTTTTGGTATCGAGAGATACGATAGGTGA from Marinitoga aeolica harbors:
- a CDS encoding ABC transporter ATP-binding protein, with protein sequence MMILQIKDLNINYEVKNGYVSAVQNVNIDLSENETLGLVGESGCGKSTLGKSLLKILPKNAKILGEINFKGKNIADYNEKEMRKIRGKHISMIFQDPMTSLNPIMKVKDLFLETIKAHYPEIPEDEALEMSGKILSDVGIDPIRMNEYSFQFSGGMRQRVMIALSLVLKPEIVIADEPTTSLDVIVQAQIMEVLKKLKDEHKMSMILITHDLGVVAELADRIGVMYAGHLVELSTAEKIYYEPKHPYTQALLKSIPNTNIDDRELRYIPGDLPNLVKPPKGCRFASRCPYAKDICHKEVPPEFEVDGTRVKCWLYKDEKVRV
- a CDS encoding ABC transporter permease codes for the protein MEEKFLSHKIASFFKDLFKTGTGWITFIGAMILLFYILMAIFAPQLAPYNPIQRVGRALSAPNNHFIFGTDNLGRDIFSRIMYGARIALSIAFISVGFASVFGIPLGLLSGYIGGPLDRILTLIMDAIYSFPGLILAIAIAAVLGPGMINIALSIAVVYTPTYFRVIRNQVSGIKNELYVEGARAIGAKNWEILFKYILPNVLPSVVVVLSMNLADAIMTEAGLSFLGLGIAPPTPDWGYDLSNGQRFVLSRAWWGILYPGMAIITIVLGFSLFSEGLNELLNPTIRERR